A genomic window from Brevibacillus agri includes:
- a CDS encoding spore germination protein → MSQFWKAWQKRKKTLQEKALHHHADRSMESVADKELSLEVDENIIMIEQELGRCDDLVVRRFRDKRGTECAIVFLDGMVDRNVISEYIISYLSNPQIPDILPASNELESTDGLRQVIRNILSGSAVLMRNGDNKAYLNNTRGWDRRSVDEPQTESVVRGPRDGFCETLCVNSALIRFRLKDPNLRVHHMVIGQRTQTDVYVMYIDGLAHPPMVQEMLARLEKINVDSILESGYIEQLIQDRRWSPFPQIQNTERPDKVVANLLEGKVSILVDGTPFALIAPAVFSQFYQSPEDYYERFYIATLLRFIRIISITIALLLPSLYIAFSSFHPEMIPSRLVIAMAAGRSTVPFPSLVEALFMELAIEILREASVRLPGPIGPTIGIVGALVVGEAAVSAGLVSPVMVIIVAVTTIGSFASPSYSAAIAIRMLRFPVMLLAGMFGLYGIMLFLIVILIHLSSLKSFGVPYMSPLSPLNLKGMKDLFIRAPHHLLRTRPTMFHIQDEIRMREDEKP, encoded by the coding sequence TTGAGCCAGTTTTGGAAAGCGTGGCAAAAGCGGAAGAAAACCCTTCAAGAGAAGGCGTTACACCATCATGCCGACAGAAGCATGGAAAGTGTTGCGGATAAAGAGCTTTCGCTGGAAGTGGACGAAAACATCATCATGATCGAACAAGAGCTGGGCAGGTGCGACGATCTGGTCGTCCGCCGCTTCCGCGACAAGCGGGGGACAGAGTGCGCGATTGTGTTTCTCGACGGGATGGTTGATCGCAACGTCATCAGCGAATACATCATCTCGTACTTGAGCAACCCGCAAATCCCCGATATTCTTCCTGCCTCCAATGAGCTGGAGTCGACGGACGGGCTGAGACAGGTCATTCGCAACATCTTGTCAGGAAGCGCCGTGCTCATGCGCAATGGCGACAACAAAGCGTATTTGAACAACACGCGGGGCTGGGACCGCCGAAGCGTCGACGAGCCGCAGACCGAGTCTGTCGTGCGCGGGCCGCGGGACGGCTTTTGCGAGACGCTCTGCGTCAATTCCGCCTTGATCCGGTTTCGCCTGAAAGACCCGAACCTGAGAGTGCACCATATGGTGATCGGCCAACGGACGCAGACAGATGTTTACGTCATGTACATTGATGGCCTGGCCCATCCGCCGATGGTGCAAGAAATGCTGGCGAGATTGGAGAAAATCAACGTCGATTCGATTTTGGAGAGCGGCTACATCGAGCAACTGATTCAGGACCGCCGCTGGTCGCCCTTTCCGCAGATTCAAAATACGGAGAGGCCGGACAAGGTCGTGGCAAACTTGCTGGAAGGCAAGGTGAGCATTCTGGTGGACGGAACGCCTTTTGCCTTGATTGCCCCGGCTGTTTTTTCCCAGTTTTACCAAAGTCCAGAGGATTATTACGAGCGGTTTTACATCGCGACGTTGCTGCGATTTATCCGCATTATCAGTATTACAATTGCGCTGCTGTTGCCTTCGCTCTACATCGCCTTTAGCTCGTTTCATCCTGAGATGATTCCTTCCCGGCTCGTCATCGCGATGGCGGCAGGGAGATCGACGGTGCCGTTTCCTTCGCTGGTAGAGGCGCTGTTCATGGAGCTGGCGATTGAGATTTTGCGGGAGGCGAGCGTCCGGCTGCCAGGGCCGATCGGACCTACGATCGGGATCGTCGGGGCGCTGGTGGTCGGGGAGGCAGCCGTATCCGCGGGTCTGGTCAGCCCTGTCATGGTTATCATCGTGGCGGTGACGACCATCGGTTCCTTTGCTTCGCCCAGCTACAGTGCGGCGATTGCCATTCGGATGCTGCGCTTCCCGGTCATGCTGCTCGCAGGAATGTTCGGCCTGTACGGAATCATGCTGTTTTTGATCGTCATCCTGATTCATTTGTCATCGCTCAAGTCGTTCGGCGTGCCCTACATGTCGCCGCTTAGCCCGTTGAATCTGAAGGGGATGAAGGATTTGTTCATCCGTGCGCCCCATCACTTGTTGAGAACTCGCCCGACGATGTTTCACATCCAGGATGAAATCCGCATGAGAGAGGATGAAAAACCGTGA